From Bacillus sp. Bos-x628, the proteins below share one genomic window:
- a CDS encoding spore germination protein gives MKSRIEQDLQTVIKRIKSFVGKSDDVVFHSFSFGPSAVSACLVYIEGLTEFEMLSKQIITPMQKELDVTEVDHTTFSYLSKQFFGIQNNVLEDMNLAIEQLYSGRAILFVDGAAQALALQTNLFQFREVEEPQSEVLVRGPRIGFIENLEKNTALLRERANDPNLVIQKICVGTRNKKSAALVYVRDIVDPTLVEDVVSRMKDIKLDDIPETGYIEQLIEDSHLSIFPQIQNTERPDRVIASVLEGKVSILLDGTPFALILPMTFAALMQSPEDYYQRWTSATLLRLLRYIGVLLTVFLPGLYIALVSYHPGLLPTRMALTIAGSRQNVPFPPVLEAILMSFTIELLREAGLRLPRAIGQTIGLIGGVIIGQAAVQANIVSALMVIIVSLTALADFTAPSYDFSFPLRILRFMAIFSSAMFGLYGLIMCYLFVLCHLMQVKTFGFDYFTPVLSSPFSDLKDTYVRLPVGLFKSRPKTAKTKNIKRQGE, from the coding sequence ATGAAAAGTCGTATTGAGCAAGATTTACAGACCGTCATCAAGCGCATCAAAAGCTTTGTCGGGAAAAGCGATGATGTCGTGTTCCATTCTTTTTCATTTGGTCCTTCCGCTGTCTCCGCATGTCTCGTGTACATAGAAGGACTCACGGAATTTGAAATGCTGTCAAAGCAAATCATTACTCCAATGCAAAAAGAGCTAGATGTAACCGAAGTCGATCACACCACATTCTCTTACCTGTCTAAGCAGTTCTTTGGCATTCAAAATAATGTGCTGGAAGATATGAACCTTGCGATCGAGCAGTTATATAGTGGCAGGGCCATTTTATTTGTAGATGGTGCCGCTCAAGCACTTGCCCTCCAAACAAACCTTTTTCAATTCAGAGAAGTAGAAGAACCGCAATCTGAAGTGCTTGTCAGAGGACCACGCATTGGGTTTATTGAGAACCTTGAAAAAAACACAGCTTTACTCCGCGAACGGGCAAACGATCCAAATCTTGTAATTCAAAAGATCTGTGTGGGCACGCGTAATAAAAAATCTGCCGCACTCGTGTACGTTCGGGATATTGTTGATCCAACGCTTGTTGAAGATGTTGTTTCTCGAATGAAAGATATTAAATTGGATGATATTCCTGAAACAGGCTACATCGAACAGTTGATTGAGGATAGTCACCTGTCTATTTTCCCCCAGATTCAAAACACAGAACGTCCTGATCGAGTGATTGCATCTGTTCTTGAAGGGAAAGTGTCTATTCTGCTGGATGGTACTCCTTTTGCTCTCATTCTTCCTATGACGTTTGCCGCATTGATGCAATCACCTGAGGACTATTATCAAAGATGGACGAGTGCGACTTTATTGCGTTTACTCAGATATATAGGTGTACTTTTGACTGTTTTTTTACCCGGTCTTTACATCGCCCTTGTCTCCTATCATCCAGGCTTATTACCGACACGAATGGCGCTCACCATTGCAGGAAGCCGGCAAAATGTACCGTTCCCCCCTGTTTTAGAAGCCATTCTCATGTCCTTTACCATTGAACTTTTGCGGGAAGCAGGACTTCGTCTTCCTAGAGCCATCGGGCAAACCATTGGACTGATCGGCGGAGTTATCATTGGTCAGGCCGCTGTTCAAGCAAATATCGTTAGTGCCTTAATGGTCATTATCGTCTCGTTGACAGCATTAGCCGATTTCACAGCACCATCGTATGACTTTAGTTTTCCTTTGCGCATCCTTCGTTTTATGGCCATTTTTAGCTCAGCGATGTTCGGTTTATATGGATTAATCATGTGTTATTTATTTGTGCTTTGCCATCTTATGCAAGTAAAGACATTTGGTTTTGACTATTTTACACCTGTTCTGTCTTCACCATTTTCAGATTTAAAGGATACTTACGTTCGTTTGCCTGTTGGTCTATTTAAATCAAGACCGAAAACAGCTAAGACAAAAAATATCAAAAGACAAGGGGAGTAA
- the kduI gene encoding 5-dehydro-4-deoxy-D-glucuronate isomerase, whose translation MENRYAVHPEQVKRFTTEELRSHFHIPSLFVSGDLKLYYSHEDRVVIGGAMPKAVPIKLDAGDFLRTDYFLERREIGIVNVGEQGTVTVDGESYVLEHKDFLYIGLGHKDVQFASSSGKQAKFYLVSATAHKAYPTQKAAIAELTPNHLGEAASSNVRNLYQVIHADGIQSCQLMMGITQLEPNNTWNTMPAHIHDRRMEVYLYLDVEADVRVFHFMGEPSETRHLVVANEEAVISPAWSIHSGSGTANYSFIWAMAGENYTFKDMDFVPMDQLR comes from the coding sequence ATGGAAAATCGTTATGCTGTACATCCCGAGCAAGTCAAACGCTTTACTACCGAGGAACTTCGCAGTCACTTTCATATTCCTTCGCTATTCGTTAGTGGTGATTTAAAGCTATATTATTCACATGAGGATCGTGTGGTTATTGGTGGTGCTATGCCCAAAGCAGTTCCCATCAAGTTGGATGCTGGAGACTTTTTGCGTACGGACTATTTTCTTGAAAGACGAGAGATTGGAATTGTGAATGTGGGTGAGCAAGGAACAGTCACTGTTGATGGAGAATCCTATGTGCTAGAGCATAAAGATTTTTTATATATTGGACTTGGACACAAAGATGTACAATTTGCTAGTTCATCAGGGAAGCAGGCAAAGTTTTATCTTGTTTCTGCAACAGCTCACAAGGCATACCCTACCCAAAAGGCAGCAATTGCTGAACTAACGCCAAATCACTTAGGAGAAGCGGCGTCTTCAAATGTGCGAAATCTATATCAAGTGATTCATGCAGATGGTATCCAAAGCTGTCAGTTGATGATGGGGATTACCCAGCTCGAGCCGAATAATACTTGGAACACCATGCCTGCCCATATTCATGACAGACGTATGGAAGTTTATTTATATCTTGATGTAGAAGCGGATGTACGAGTCTTTCATTTTATGGGGGAACCATCTGAAACGAGACACCTCGTCGTTGCAAATGAGGAAGCGGTCATCTCCCCTGCATGGTCCATTCATTCTGGTTCAGGCACAGCCAATTATTCATTTATTTGGGCAATGGCGGGCGAAAACTATACGTTTAAAGATATGGATTTTGTCCCGATGGACCAGTTGAGGTAA
- a CDS encoding Ger(x)C family spore germination protein, with translation MRLWRRLLLFSLSCFLFLLSAGCWDIKDIEKVSFVRGVGIDKTEDQGVKLTYQNLVPKTGSTQEADSPDYVNVVSKGKNVLEAVSNVSLKEPPIYSDHLKIFLFGRSQAEHHDIQGTLNHFIRDNEVRRSSYLLVSRDDASKVLNQKLKSQQKVPVEHIFETSKNRNFNGKILLPLRIGRASDYFQMSISFLVQSVDVINNELVYDGAGIIHGKTRKLIGFISANDVQSLNWVTDRISGGVVPATYKGYPITYEIKKAKTKVEPYLKDGNISFKISVHSSGMLSEDQYPPENSFDKNYIKRFQHIFENQIEHRIKKAVSHLQTEVGVDPIFLNRQVRMKYPDFWEKHRDEWDELFQDATIEYDVSVDILNFGAEGATKSFKW, from the coding sequence ATGAGACTATGGCGTCGTCTACTATTATTCTCCCTGTCCTGCTTTCTTTTTCTTCTATCAGCGGGATGCTGGGATATAAAGGATATCGAAAAAGTATCATTTGTACGCGGAGTCGGAATCGACAAAACAGAAGATCAAGGTGTAAAGCTCACTTATCAAAATCTTGTGCCGAAAACGGGCAGTACACAAGAAGCAGACTCACCTGACTATGTAAATGTGGTATCAAAAGGAAAGAATGTGCTAGAGGCTGTCAGTAATGTCTCATTGAAGGAACCGCCTATATACAGTGATCATCTCAAGATTTTCTTATTCGGCAGAAGTCAAGCAGAGCATCATGATATCCAAGGTACTCTCAATCACTTTATACGAGATAATGAGGTGCGAAGAAGCAGCTATCTTCTTGTATCTCGAGATGATGCATCGAAAGTCCTCAATCAAAAATTAAAATCGCAGCAAAAAGTACCTGTCGAGCATATCTTTGAAACATCAAAAAATCGGAACTTTAACGGGAAAATTTTGCTACCGCTTCGCATTGGCAGGGCGTCTGATTACTTTCAAATGAGTATTAGCTTTCTTGTTCAAAGTGTCGATGTGATCAACAACGAGCTTGTCTATGATGGAGCAGGAATTATTCATGGGAAAACGCGAAAGCTGATAGGCTTTATCTCAGCAAATGATGTACAATCTTTAAACTGGGTTACAGATCGTATTTCAGGTGGTGTTGTGCCAGCAACCTACAAGGGGTATCCGATTACCTATGAAATAAAGAAAGCAAAAACAAAGGTCGAACCCTACTTAAAAGATGGGAACATTTCGTTTAAAATCAGTGTGCACTCAAGCGGGATGCTTTCTGAAGATCAGTATCCCCCCGAAAACTCATTTGATAAAAATTACATCAAACGATTTCAACATATTTTTGAAAACCAAATTGAACATCGCATCAAAAAAGCTGTTAGCCACTTGCAAACAGAAGTTGGGGTTGACCCAATTTTTTTAAACCGTCAAGTGCGTATGAAATATCCTGACTTTTGGGAGAAACATCGTGATGAATGGGACGAATTGTTTCAAGACGCGACCATTGAGTATGATGTCAGTGTAGACATTTTGAACTTCGGAGCTGAAGGTGCAACGAAAAGCTTTAAATGGTAA
- a CDS encoding LacI family DNA-binding transcriptional regulator: MKEKKQTKVTINEVAAHAGVSKSTVSRYINGRTNEISSEKVKKIKKAIDELQYRPSQLAQGLKVRKSKVIGFIVADITNPFSVATLRGVEEICDQYGYSIMVCNTDNRPEKEREMLLKLNAHYIEGLIINTTGQNNDILQDFKKSGVPIVLVDRKLPELKVDTVTTNNRDITSRLLHQMYEKGYEQIAFFTEPVDGISPREERKEAYEKAASSKNDNKQPIIAEINLKQKAQIREEIRRFLQSGNQKKAILAGNGLLMLKLISELVELGIKIPEEIGIAGFDDTEWYKLIGPGITTVAQPSHEMGKVAMQKILMRLEGDESAPQTIQLDGEIIERKSL, from the coding sequence ATGAAAGAGAAAAAGCAAACGAAAGTAACGATTAATGAAGTCGCTGCTCATGCAGGTGTCTCAAAATCGACTGTTTCCAGGTATATCAATGGCAGAACAAATGAAATTTCTTCTGAAAAAGTAAAAAAGATTAAGAAAGCCATAGATGAGCTCCAGTATCGCCCGAGTCAGCTTGCTCAAGGACTGAAAGTGAGAAAAAGCAAGGTCATTGGCTTTATTGTTGCAGACATTACCAACCCATTTTCGGTAGCAACGCTTCGTGGTGTCGAAGAGATCTGTGATCAATACGGGTACAGCATCATGGTCTGTAACACAGATAATCGTCCAGAAAAGGAACGGGAAATGCTCTTAAAGCTGAATGCGCACTATATTGAAGGGCTCATCATTAATACAACAGGTCAAAACAATGATATCCTGCAAGATTTTAAGAAAAGCGGCGTACCGATTGTACTTGTTGACCGTAAATTACCTGAACTAAAGGTCGACACAGTCACAACAAATAACCGTGACATTACAAGCCGCCTCCTTCATCAAATGTATGAGAAGGGTTATGAACAAATCGCTTTCTTCACTGAACCGGTGGATGGCATCAGTCCTCGTGAAGAAAGAAAAGAAGCATATGAAAAGGCTGCATCTAGTAAAAATGATAACAAACAACCGATTATTGCAGAAATCAATCTGAAACAAAAGGCACAAATACGAGAAGAAATTCGTCGTTTTTTACAATCAGGCAATCAAAAAAAAGCGATTCTAGCAGGCAATGGATTACTGATGCTCAAGCTGATCAGTGAGCTGGTTGAGCTTGGCATCAAGATTCCAGAAGAGATCGGCATTGCTGGTTTTGATGATACAGAATGGTATAAACTGATTGGACCAGGGATTACGACCGTTGCCCAGCCATCACATGAAATGGGGAAAGTAGCCATGCAAAAAATCTTGATGCGGCTTGAAGGGGATGAAAGTGCTCCACAAACCATTCAACTGGATGGAGAAATTATAGAGAGAAAATCTTTATAA
- a CDS encoding GerAB/ArcD/ProY family transporter gives MYRAEKLSLLQVTILCSSTMIGAGILTIPRSSASSGYPDGWIIVLLQGALFAFIAFLLGWFAEKNAPDTIFDSNIKGAGAIVGTIFNLMMIAYLLAIVGFEARVLGEVVQFFLLQSTPMTVIIMIFLLVAIYHLRSGIFPVVKIVTYIYPITMVIYIALMLFSLKVFDFDYLRPVMAHGLKDFSKLFSQTFIQFTGFEVILFIVPLIYKDKWSKAKWAAAIGVGITSLIYSLTLFVVIGSMTVGETMSLTWPTVSLIQALELEGVFIERFDIFLLTIWTCQQFICMLGFFQFAIKGCNTVFKTRNLTRLLWVLFLITSALSLFPKNINEVFYYSTLLGYSLFAVLAIPFITALLLMIRKKWGGRSA, from the coding sequence ATGTACAGAGCTGAGAAGCTATCATTGTTACAAGTCACCATTTTATGCAGTTCTACAATGATAGGCGCTGGAATTTTAACCATTCCACGCAGTTCTGCCAGTTCAGGTTACCCTGATGGCTGGATCATTGTATTATTACAGGGAGCTCTCTTTGCTTTTATTGCCTTTTTACTAGGATGGTTTGCAGAAAAGAATGCACCTGATACCATCTTTGATTCCAATATAAAAGGCGCTGGCGCCATCGTTGGCACAATCTTTAATTTAATGATGATCGCTTATTTATTGGCCATTGTCGGTTTTGAAGCACGTGTACTTGGCGAAGTGGTTCAGTTTTTCCTGCTTCAATCCACTCCGATGACAGTAATTATCATGATTTTCTTACTCGTGGCTATCTACCATTTAAGAAGCGGCATCTTTCCAGTGGTAAAAATAGTGACGTATATTTATCCTATCACGATGGTTATCTACATTGCTTTAATGCTCTTTAGCCTCAAAGTGTTTGATTTTGATTATTTACGACCTGTGATGGCGCACGGGTTAAAAGATTTTAGTAAACTCTTTTCGCAAACATTCATTCAATTTACAGGCTTTGAAGTCATCCTGTTTATTGTGCCGCTTATCTACAAAGACAAATGGTCAAAAGCGAAATGGGCAGCAGCGATAGGTGTCGGGATTACCTCGCTTATTTACTCCCTTACCCTCTTTGTCGTAATTGGCTCGATGACAGTCGGCGAAACGATGTCACTCACATGGCCGACGGTTTCACTCATACAAGCTTTAGAACTTGAAGGGGTATTCATTGAGCGATTTGATATCTTCTTACTTACGATCTGGACATGCCAGCAGTTCATTTGTATGCTCGGCTTTTTCCAATTTGCCATTAAAGGCTGTAACACCGTCTTTAAGACGAGGAATTTAACGAGACTGCTATGGGTGCTGTTTTTGATCACATCTGCATTATCCCTTTTTCCGAAAAATATTAATGAGGTCTTTTACTATTCAACTCTACTCGGTTATTCTCTGTTCGCCGTTTTAGCCATTCCTTTTATAACAGCCCTACTGCTGATGATTCGCAAAAAATGGGGAGGTCGTTCTGCATGA
- a CDS encoding bifunctional glycosyltransferase family 2 protein/class I SAM-dependent methyltransferase: MKGKTSIVMLTYNELHLTKKCIDSIKQHTPNEQYELIIVDNASTDGTKEYIRELEDVIVIENEENQGFAKGCNQGAKRATGDSILFLNNDTMVTENWLPPLIEALFESDRIGMVGPVSNYVSGPQMVQPSYTDVDQLPSFAKEYTAARKGQRTYVHRLVGFCLLVKRELIEDVGLFDERFVYGSFEDDDLCLRSLLKGYQLQIVHDSFVHHHGHATFHANQDTYISTLFAENRYRFLDKWGLDLNLITPHPYFASMLPKDAKNVLDVGCGAGATGLELLNRQPVDMYGVEVDSLKAKIANAYYREVTQAAADEYPWSEKENFFDAILFSDVLEHISDPWQTISQAYASLKPGGVIICCLPNMMHAEVLLPLMTGDFTYQDVGILDRTHLRFFTPKTMRALFPEALFDIVSEKRINVHIDQNVQLFFDEVARLGESLGFATKALSDQVNLYQLLFVARKKGGSPSE, from the coding sequence ATGAAAGGGAAAACAAGTATTGTCATGTTAACGTACAACGAGCTTCATTTAACAAAAAAATGTATCGACAGTATTAAGCAACATACCCCAAATGAACAATATGAGCTCATCATTGTAGATAACGCTTCAACAGATGGCACGAAGGAATATATTAGAGAGCTAGAAGACGTCATTGTCATTGAAAATGAAGAGAATCAAGGCTTTGCAAAGGGATGTAATCAAGGGGCAAAAAGAGCGACAGGAGACAGTATTCTCTTTTTAAATAATGATACGATGGTGACAGAGAATTGGCTTCCTCCTTTAATTGAAGCGTTATTTGAGTCAGACCGGATCGGGATGGTGGGACCTGTATCAAATTATGTGAGTGGTCCCCAGATGGTACAGCCTTCTTATACGGATGTCGATCAACTCCCTTCATTTGCAAAGGAATATACAGCCGCAAGAAAAGGGCAGAGAACGTATGTACACAGGCTGGTTGGTTTTTGTCTGCTTGTCAAAAGAGAGCTGATCGAGGATGTTGGGTTGTTTGATGAGCGATTTGTATATGGGTCATTTGAAGATGACGATCTTTGTTTGCGATCACTGCTGAAGGGGTATCAACTGCAAATTGTGCATGATTCATTTGTTCATCATCACGGGCATGCCACTTTCCATGCGAACCAAGATACGTACATTTCCACACTATTTGCTGAGAATCGGTATCGTTTTTTAGACAAATGGGGGCTTGATTTAAATCTGATAACACCTCATCCTTACTTTGCGTCAATGCTTCCTAAAGATGCCAAAAACGTGCTGGATGTTGGATGCGGGGCAGGGGCAACGGGTCTTGAGCTACTCAATAGACAGCCTGTTGATATGTACGGGGTAGAAGTCGATTCACTGAAAGCGAAGATAGCCAATGCATATTACCGTGAAGTCACACAAGCGGCAGCTGATGAGTACCCATGGTCAGAGAAGGAAAACTTTTTTGATGCTATCTTGTTTTCTGATGTATTAGAGCATATTTCAGATCCGTGGCAAACGATCTCTCAAGCATACGCTTCACTAAAGCCGGGCGGTGTGATCATTTGCTGCTTACCTAATATGATGCATGCAGAAGTACTTCTTCCATTAATGACAGGGGATTTTACTTATCAAGATGTCGGAATTTTAGATCGAACGCATCTCAGGTTTTTCACACCAAAAACGATGCGTGCGCTTTTTCCAGAGGCTTTGTTTGATATTGTCAGTGAAAAACGAATCAATGTCCATATTGATCAAAACGTACAGTTATTCTTTGATGAAGTGGCGAGATTAGGAGAATCACTCGGATTTGCGACAAAGGCATTATCTGATCAGGTCAATCTATACCAGCTCTTGTTTGTGGCGCGTAAAAAAGGCGGTTCTCCCTCGGAGTAA
- the kduD gene encoding 2-dehydro-3-deoxy-D-gluconate 5-dehydrogenase KduD, translating into MTTTSYIATLFSLEGKTALVTGPGTGIGQSIAVALARSGADIVGTYHHTPLDDTKTLVEQAGRSFYAYEVDFADPKSAQRDVDSILEAHAIDILVNNAGTIRREKAAHYSEENWYDVMNVNMNSLFFLTQKVGQKMLEKGRGKIVNIASLLSFQGGVFVPAYTASKHAVAGLTKAFANEWAHQHIQVNAIAPGYIATNNTQAIRNDVNRNEEILKRIPAGRWGKPDDLAGAAIFLSSPASDYMNGHILAVDGGWLAR; encoded by the coding sequence ATGACCACAACATCATATATAGCGACCCTCTTTTCACTTGAAGGCAAAACAGCACTTGTGACAGGTCCTGGAACAGGCATCGGTCAAAGCATTGCAGTGGCACTCGCACGTTCTGGAGCAGATATCGTCGGCACGTACCACCACACACCGCTTGATGACACAAAAACGCTCGTAGAACAGGCAGGCAGATCGTTTTATGCGTATGAAGTTGATTTTGCCGATCCTAAGTCCGCACAGCGGGATGTTGATAGCATTTTAGAAGCGCACGCTATTGATATTTTAGTCAATAATGCAGGAACAATTAGAAGGGAAAAAGCCGCTCACTATTCTGAAGAGAATTGGTATGATGTCATGAACGTGAATATGAATAGTCTCTTTTTCCTTACACAAAAGGTTGGACAGAAAATGCTTGAAAAAGGGCGAGGAAAAATTGTCAATATTGCCTCTCTCCTTTCTTTTCAAGGCGGCGTTTTCGTTCCTGCCTATACAGCGAGCAAGCATGCAGTGGCTGGTCTGACAAAGGCTTTTGCCAATGAATGGGCGCATCAGCATATTCAGGTCAACGCCATTGCACCTGGTTATATAGCGACCAATAACACACAAGCGATTCGCAATGATGTGAATCGTAATGAAGAAATCCTCAAACGAATTCCTGCTGGGCGCTGGGGGAAACCAGACGATTTGGCTGGTGCAGCTATTTTCCTCAGCTCACCTGCTTCTGATTATATGAATGGACATATTTTAGCAGTTGATGGCGGATGGCTTGCGAGATAA